A region of Bacillus cabrialesii DNA encodes the following proteins:
- the glcU gene encoding glucose uptake protein GlcU: MDLLLALLPALFWGSIVLFNVKLGGGPYSQTLGTTIGALIVSIVIYLFVQPVLSLRIFIVGIVSGLFWSLGQANQLKSIELMGVSKTMPISTGLQLVSTSLFGVIVFREWSTPIAITLGILALIFIIVGIILTSLEDKKGKKEGEPSNLKKGILILLVSTLGYLVYVVVARLFNVSGWSALLPQAIGMVVGGLVLTYRHKPFNKYAIRNILPGLIWAGGNMFLFISQPRVGVATSFSLSQMGIVISTLGGIFILREKKTKRQLIAIGIGIALIIAAAVFLGIAKTNS; the protein is encoded by the coding sequence ATGGATTTATTATTGGCTCTACTCCCGGCTTTGTTTTGGGGGAGCATTGTTCTCTTCAATGTGAAATTAGGCGGCGGGCCTTACAGCCAGACACTGGGAACAACGATCGGGGCACTTATTGTGTCTATCGTTATTTACTTGTTTGTTCAGCCCGTTTTATCACTTCGCATTTTTATTGTAGGAATCGTATCCGGCTTGTTTTGGTCCCTTGGACAGGCGAACCAGCTGAAAAGCATTGAATTGATGGGTGTATCCAAAACAATGCCGATTTCCACCGGTTTGCAGCTCGTTTCAACCTCGCTGTTCGGTGTAATCGTATTTCGCGAATGGTCAACACCGATCGCGATTACGCTTGGCATTCTCGCTTTGATTTTTATCATTGTGGGAATCATCCTCACGTCATTGGAAGATAAGAAAGGCAAGAAAGAGGGAGAGCCAAGCAACTTGAAAAAGGGCATTTTGATTCTGCTTGTCTCGACACTCGGTTATTTGGTTTATGTCGTCGTCGCCAGATTGTTCAATGTGTCCGGATGGTCGGCGCTTTTGCCGCAGGCGATCGGGATGGTGGTTGGGGGGTTAGTTTTAACCTACAGACATAAACCCTTTAACAAGTATGCGATTAGAAATATTCTCCCGGGCTTGATTTGGGCAGGCGGAAATATGTTTTTGTTTATTTCTCAGCCGCGGGTCGGGGTCGCAACAAGCTTCTCCCTCTCGCAAATGGGAATTGTCATTTCTACGCTGGGTGGTATTTTCATTCTGCGTGAAAAGAAAACGAAACGCCAGCTCATTGCGATAGGCATCGGGATTGCACTAATTATTGCGGCCGCTGTGTTTTTAGGAATCGCCAAAACAAATTCATAA
- the gdh gene encoding glucose 1-dehydrogenase has translation MYPDLKGKVVAITGAASGLGKAMAIRFGKEQAKVVINYYSDKQDPNEVKEAVVKAGGEAVIVQGDVTKEEDVKNIVQTAIKEFGTLDIMINNAGLENPVPSHEMPLKDWDKVIGTNLTGAFLGSREAIKYFVENDIKGNVINMSSVHEMIPWPLFVHYAASKGGIKLMSETLALEYAPKGIRVNNIGPGAINTPINAEKFADPKQKADVESMIPMGYIGEPEEIAAVAVWLASKESSYVTGITLFADGGMTKYPSFQAGRG, from the coding sequence ATGTATCCGGATTTAAAAGGAAAAGTCGTCGCCATTACAGGAGCCGCATCAGGTCTTGGAAAAGCAATGGCCATTCGCTTCGGCAAGGAGCAGGCGAAGGTAGTGATCAACTACTACAGTGATAAACAAGATCCGAACGAGGTAAAAGAAGCGGTTGTCAAGGCGGGCGGTGAAGCCGTTATCGTCCAAGGAGATGTCACGAAAGAGGAAGATGTAAAAAATATCGTACAAACCGCGATTAAAGAGTTCGGTACGTTAGATATTATGATTAATAACGCCGGCCTTGAAAACCCAGTGCCGTCTCATGAAATGCCGCTGAAGGATTGGGATAAGGTTATTGGCACGAACTTAACGGGCGCCTTTTTAGGAAGCCGTGAAGCGATTAAATATTTCGTGGAAAATGATATCAAGGGAAATGTCATCAACATGTCCAGCGTGCATGAAATGATTCCGTGGCCCCTATTTGTCCACTACGCGGCAAGTAAAGGCGGAATTAAGCTGATGTCAGAAACTTTAGCTTTGGAATACGCGCCGAAGGGCATTCGTGTCAACAATATCGGGCCAGGCGCGATCAACACGCCAATCAATGCCGAAAAATTCGCTGACCCTAAACAGAAGGCTGACGTCGAAAGCATGATTCCGATGGGATATATCGGAGAACCGGAGGAAATCGCAGCGGTGGCAGTGTGGCTTGCTTCGAAGGAATCCAGCTATGTCACAGGCATCACATTGTTTGCGGACGGCGGAATGACGAAATATCCTTCCTTCCAGGCGGGACGAGGTTAA
- a CDS encoding YcnI family protein gives MLKKIAYTLCPAIVGSLLFFTAPASAHVSVKPAESAAGSWETYTMKVPSEKNQPTTKVVLKMPKDVEFQQYEPIPGWKVSTQKHDDKSVSVTWEATDGGIQEGQFQQFTFVAKNPEKAEEAAWDAYQYYKDGSIVEWTGDEDADTPHSITNITSAKQVTDEHGATKTEDDSEDTGSSALDITAIVLSAAAIILSVAALVKKKRA, from the coding sequence ATGTTGAAAAAAATCGCATACACGCTATGCCCGGCTATTGTCGGCTCTCTTCTATTCTTTACGGCCCCTGCCAGCGCGCACGTTTCTGTAAAACCTGCTGAATCCGCTGCAGGCTCTTGGGAAACGTATACGATGAAGGTTCCTTCTGAAAAAAATCAGCCGACAACAAAGGTCGTCCTCAAAATGCCAAAGGATGTGGAATTCCAGCAATACGAGCCAATTCCAGGCTGGAAGGTATCCACCCAGAAACACGATGACAAATCAGTGTCCGTGACATGGGAGGCGACTGACGGCGGCATTCAGGAAGGACAGTTCCAGCAGTTTACCTTTGTTGCCAAAAACCCTGAGAAAGCGGAGGAAGCCGCTTGGGACGCATACCAATATTACAAAGACGGCAGCATTGTTGAGTGGACAGGTGACGAGGATGCGGATACCCCTCATTCCATTACGAACATCACTTCTGCAAAGCAAGTAACAGATGAGCACGGTGCTACGAAAACGGAAGACGATTCCGAAGACACAGGTTCATCAGCTCTCGATATCACAGCGATTGTGCTGTCCGCGGCTGCTATTATTTTATCTGTAGCCGCGCTTGTAAAGAAAAAGCGCGCCTAA
- the ycnJ gene encoding copper transporter YcnJ — MKRNRWWIILLLFLVFLPKTSFAHAYIVTSSPGENSELKSAPAQVEIEFNEPIEEGFHYIKVFNSNGDRVDTDKTEIKKDNNHIMTVKLKKNLPHDVYRAEWNAVSADGHPVSGVIPFSIGKADGGFSSQKAAGSALNPAAAADRAILYTALSLFIGTIFFHLFWYKGKTEQLAKRTRRILIVSITALGLALLLQLPIQTKANAGGGWGSAFQPGYIRETLFETAGGTIWIIQAALYALLALSVIPAVRKNRFASFGYWTAPLIFFFGLLLAKAFTGHAAVVEEKTVGILMDFLHLSSASIWVGGVAALVLLLAKEWRQPDKTLAWETVSRFSPWALTAVGVILFSGLLNGFFIIRSMDSLFHTAYGQALLVKSGLFVLMLVLGAIHFLLTRKQRRAGISRTLKAEWAIGIAVLITAAVFTSLPSPPEPAPEPFYQTKAIENGQSVSLSISPNQPGKNEFELRVTDHNGEPVKNIQQITLTIYKTGLSGSENKSTFQLKEKTKGVFQDENLSINEKGNWKIKVHGLTGDFNEINIMFTKTN, encoded by the coding sequence ATGAAGCGAAACAGATGGTGGATCATCCTTCTGCTTTTTCTTGTTTTCCTGCCGAAAACAAGCTTTGCTCACGCCTATATTGTTACATCTTCACCTGGGGAAAACAGCGAATTAAAAAGCGCTCCCGCACAGGTGGAAATCGAATTTAATGAACCGATTGAAGAAGGGTTTCATTACATTAAAGTCTTTAATTCAAACGGCGACCGGGTGGATACGGATAAGACCGAAATCAAAAAAGACAACAATCACATCATGACAGTGAAGCTGAAAAAGAATCTGCCGCATGATGTGTACAGAGCGGAATGGAATGCCGTGTCCGCGGACGGGCACCCTGTTTCCGGCGTCATTCCGTTCAGCATCGGGAAAGCGGACGGCGGATTCAGCAGCCAAAAAGCCGCCGGTTCAGCGCTGAATCCTGCAGCCGCCGCAGACCGGGCGATTCTGTATACAGCCTTATCTCTGTTCATCGGGACAATTTTCTTCCATCTCTTTTGGTATAAGGGGAAAACAGAACAACTCGCCAAACGGACGAGACGTATCCTGATCGTCTCCATCACCGCATTGGGTCTGGCACTTTTATTACAGCTTCCGATTCAAACAAAAGCGAACGCGGGCGGCGGCTGGGGCAGCGCCTTCCAGCCGGGCTACATCAGAGAAACACTGTTTGAAACAGCCGGCGGCACCATTTGGATCATACAAGCCGCGCTGTACGCGCTACTTGCACTGTCTGTGATCCCTGCGGTACGCAAAAACCGCTTTGCGTCCTTCGGCTATTGGACAGCACCGCTGATTTTCTTTTTCGGTCTCCTGCTTGCCAAAGCGTTTACCGGGCATGCTGCTGTCGTTGAAGAAAAAACGGTCGGCATTTTGATGGATTTCCTTCATTTATCTTCCGCTTCCATCTGGGTTGGCGGAGTAGCGGCGCTCGTTTTGCTCCTCGCAAAAGAATGGAGGCAGCCTGACAAAACGCTCGCATGGGAAACGGTAAGCCGTTTCTCCCCGTGGGCGCTCACTGCGGTCGGCGTCATTTTGTTTTCAGGCCTGCTCAATGGATTTTTCATCATTCGTTCGATGGATTCACTGTTCCATACAGCGTACGGACAAGCTCTTTTAGTGAAAAGCGGACTGTTTGTTTTGATGCTGGTTTTAGGCGCCATTCATTTTCTGCTCACCAGAAAGCAGCGCCGCGCAGGAATCAGCCGTACACTGAAAGCGGAATGGGCAATCGGCATCGCTGTTTTAATCACGGCGGCCGTGTTTACAAGCCTGCCAAGCCCGCCTGAGCCGGCGCCGGAACCGTTCTATCAAACCAAAGCGATTGAAAATGGGCAAAGCGTTTCTCTCAGCATCAGCCCGAACCAGCCCGGCAAAAACGAATTTGAGCTGCGAGTCACCGACCATAACGGCGAACCGGTGAAAAACATCCAGCAAATCACGTTAACCATTTATAAAACAGGCCTGTCAGGCAGCGAAAACAAAAGCACGTTTCAATTAAAAGAGAAAACAAAAGGCGTCTTCCAGGATGAAAACCTGTCCATTAATGAGAAGGGAAACTGGAAGATCAAAGTCCACGGACTGACCGGTGACTTTAACGAAATCAATATCATGTTTACAAAAACCAATTAA
- the ycnK gene encoding copper uptake transcriptional regulator YcnK, whose translation MLPINRQQHILKWLKEEGALRISDISAKFGVSEMTVYRDVNQLVQSNQVMKTAGGITLPAQTPQADHMCSYCLKPVNQAYSVQLITVNQDIEQLCCAHCAFLRYADKTEEVSHLICRDFLLHTTVSASSAYFVVNAELNLHCCQPQAIPFATLDHAERFQKGFGGAVRTFDQALEDMLQDRKKRCTCTKK comes from the coding sequence ATGCTTCCGATTAATAGACAGCAACATATCCTGAAGTGGCTGAAAGAAGAAGGCGCGCTCAGAATTTCTGACATCAGCGCAAAATTCGGCGTTTCGGAAATGACGGTATACAGAGATGTCAACCAGCTTGTTCAGTCAAATCAGGTCATGAAAACGGCCGGCGGCATCACGCTCCCAGCCCAAACACCTCAAGCGGATCATATGTGCAGCTATTGCCTGAAGCCGGTCAATCAGGCCTATTCGGTTCAGTTGATTACGGTAAACCAAGACATTGAACAGCTATGCTGCGCACATTGTGCGTTTTTGCGCTACGCAGATAAAACAGAAGAGGTTTCACACTTGATTTGCAGAGATTTTCTGTTACACACAACAGTCAGTGCTAGTTCGGCTTATTTCGTCGTCAATGCGGAATTAAACCTGCACTGCTGCCAGCCGCAGGCGATTCCGTTTGCGACACTCGACCATGCCGAACGGTTTCAAAAAGGATTCGGCGGAGCCGTCCGCACCTTCGACCAGGCGCTGGAAGACATGCTTCAAGACAGAAAAAAACGCTGCACCTGCACCAAGAAATAA
- a CDS encoding PTS mannitol transporter subunit IICB, which yields MQQEQQGGMKVKVQRFGSYLSGMIMPNIGAFIAWGIITALFIPAGWFPNEQLNTLVSPMITYLLPLLIAYTGGKMIYDHRGGVVGATAAIGVIVGSDIPMFLGAMIMGPLGGYLIKQTDKLFKDKVKQGFEMLINNFTAGIVGAALTILAFYAIGPVVLTLNKLLAAGVEVIVHANLLPVASVFVEPAKVLFLNNAINHGILSPIGIEQASQTGKSILFLVEANPGPGLGILLAYMFFGKGSSKSTAPGAAIIHFFGGIHEIYFPYILMKPALILAAIAGGASGLLTFTIFHAGLVAAASPGSIIALMAMTPRGGYFGVLAGVLVAAAVSFIVSAVILKSSKASEEDLAAATEKMQSMKGKKSQAAAALEAEQTKAEEASELSPESANKIIFACDAGMGSSAMGASILRNKVKKAELDISVTNTAINNLPSDADIVITHKDLTERAKAKLPNATHISVDNFLNSPKYDELLEKLKK from the coding sequence ATGCAGCAAGAACAGCAAGGCGGCATGAAAGTGAAAGTGCAGCGCTTCGGCAGTTATTTGAGCGGAATGATTATGCCGAATATCGGTGCGTTTATCGCGTGGGGCATCATTACCGCACTGTTTATTCCGGCGGGATGGTTTCCGAATGAACAGCTGAATACACTTGTCAGCCCGATGATCACATATTTATTGCCGCTTTTGATAGCGTATACAGGCGGAAAAATGATTTATGACCACCGCGGCGGAGTCGTCGGTGCGACAGCGGCAATCGGGGTAATTGTCGGCTCGGATATTCCGATGTTTTTAGGTGCAATGATTATGGGGCCGCTTGGCGGTTACCTCATTAAACAGACTGATAAATTGTTCAAGGATAAAGTCAAACAAGGCTTTGAAATGCTGATCAATAACTTTACGGCAGGGATTGTCGGCGCGGCTTTAACGATTCTCGCGTTTTACGCCATCGGCCCGGTTGTACTGACGTTAAACAAACTGCTGGCGGCCGGTGTGGAAGTCATTGTACACGCTAATTTATTGCCTGTAGCCAGCGTTTTTGTGGAGCCGGCGAAAGTGCTGTTCCTCAACAACGCCATTAACCATGGAATCTTAAGTCCAATCGGAATCGAGCAGGCATCCCAAACGGGAAAATCGATCCTGTTCTTAGTAGAAGCAAACCCTGGGCCGGGGCTCGGCATTTTGCTGGCGTACATGTTCTTCGGCAAAGGTTCTTCAAAATCAACGGCTCCCGGAGCGGCGATCATTCATTTCTTTGGCGGGATTCACGAGATTTACTTCCCGTACATTTTGATGAAACCGGCCCTGATCCTGGCGGCCATTGCCGGCGGAGCAAGCGGACTCTTGACGTTCACGATCTTTCATGCCGGACTTGTCGCAGCAGCGTCACCGGGAAGCATTATCGCATTGATGGCGATGACGCCAAGAGGAGGCTACTTCGGCGTATTGGCGGGTGTATTGGTCGCTGCAGCTGTTTCGTTCATCGTATCAGCAGTGATCCTGAAATCCTCAAAAGCAAGCGAAGAGGACCTTGCTGCCGCAACAGAAAAAATGCAGTCCATGAAAGGGAAGAAAAGCCAAGCGGCCGCTGCTTTAGAAGCGGAGCAAACGAAAGCTGAGGAAGCGTCTGAGCTGTCTCCTGAAAGCGCAAACAAAATTATCTTCGCATGTGATGCGGGAATGGGATCAAGCGCCATGGGGGCATCCATCTTACGAAACAAAGTGAAAAAGGCGGAGCTTGATATAAGCGTGACCAACACGGCCATTAACAATCTGCCAAGTGATGCGGATATTGTCATCACCCATAAAGATTTAACCGAACGCGCGAAAGCGAAGCTGCCGAACGCGACGCACATATCTGTAGACAACTTCTTAAACAGTCCGAAATACGACGAGCTTCTTGAAAAGCTTAAAAAGTAA
- a CDS encoding PTS sugar transporter subunit IIA → MQVLAKENIKLNQTASSKEEAIRLAGQTLIDNGYVTEDYIGKMFEREETSSTFMGNFIAIPHGTEEAKSEVLHSGISIIQIPDGVEYGEGNTAKVVFGIAGKNNEHLDILSNIAIICSEEENIERLISAKSEEDLIAIFNEVN, encoded by the coding sequence ATGCAAGTACTCGCGAAGGAAAATATTAAACTCAATCAAACGGCATCATCAAAAGAAGAAGCCATCAGACTGGCAGGCCAGACGCTGATTGATAACGGCTATGTGACAGAAGATTACATTGGCAAAATGTTTGAACGTGAGGAAACGTCTTCTACTTTTATGGGGAATTTCATTGCGATTCCCCACGGCACAGAAGAAGCCAAAAGCGAGGTTCTTCACTCGGGGATCTCAATCATACAGATTCCAGACGGTGTCGAGTACGGAGAAGGCAACACGGCAAAAGTGGTATTCGGCATTGCCGGCAAAAATAATGAGCATTTAGACATTTTGTCTAACATCGCTATTATCTGCTCAGAAGAAGAAAATATTGAACGCCTGATTTCTGCTAAAAGCGAAGAAGATTTGATCGCCATTTTCAACGAGGTGAACTGA
- a CDS encoding mannitol-1-phosphate 5-dehydrogenase, which translates to MIALHFGAGNIGRGFIGALLHHSGYHVVFADVNDTMVSLLNEKKEYTVELAEEGHSSEVIGPVSAINSGGELEELYRLIDEAALITTAVGPNVLKLIAPSIAEGLRRRNPANTLNIIACENMIGGSSFLKKEIYSHLTEAERESISETVGFPNSAVDRIVPIQHHEDPLKVSVEPFFEWVIDESGFKGEKPAINGALFVNDLTPYIERKLFTVNTGHAVTAYVGYQRGLKTVKEAIDHPEIRRVVHSALLETGDYLIKAYGFKQAEHEQYIKKIIGRFENPFITDDVTRVARSPLRKLGENDRLVSPAKKIKEPNALAEGIAAALRFDYTGDPEAVELQALIDEKGYSGVLQEVCGIQSHEPLHAIVLKKLNQ; encoded by the coding sequence ATGATCGCCTTACATTTTGGTGCGGGAAATATCGGGAGGGGGTTTATCGGCGCGCTTCTTCACCACTCCGGCTATCATGTGGTGTTTGCGGATGTGAACGATACGATGGTCAGCCTTCTCAATGAAAAAAAGGAATACACAGTGGAGCTGGCAGAAGAGGGTCATTCATCAGAGGTGATTGGCCCGGTCAGTGCCATCAATAGCGGCGGCGAGCTTGAGGAACTATATCGGCTGATCGATGAAGCCGCGCTCATCACAACGGCTGTCGGCCCGAACGTGTTAAAACTGATTGCGCCGTCAATCGCCGAAGGCTTAAGACGAAGAAACCCTGCAAACACACTGAATATCATTGCCTGCGAAAATATGATCGGCGGCAGCAGCTTTTTGAAGAAAGAGATATACAGCCACTTAACGGAAGCAGAGCGGGAATCCATCAGTGAAACAGTTGGATTTCCGAATTCCGCCGTTGACCGGATCGTGCCGATTCAGCACCATGAAGACCCGCTGAAAGTATCAGTTGAACCATTTTTCGAATGGGTCATTGATGAATCAGGCTTTAAAGGGGAAAAGCCGGCTATAAACGGCGCACTGTTTGTTAATGATTTGACGCCGTACATCGAACGGAAGCTGTTTACGGTCAATACCGGACACGCGGTGACAGCGTATGTCGGCTATCAGCGCGGACTCAAAACGGTAAAAGAAGCAATTGATCATCCGGAAATCCGCCGTGTCGTTCATTCGGCGCTGCTTGAAACCGGTGACTATCTCATTAAAGCATATGGCTTTAAGCAAGCCGAACACGAACAATATATCAAAAAAATCATCGGACGCTTTGAAAATCCATTCATTACGGACGATGTAACCCGCGTGGCGAGATCGCCTCTCAGAAAATTGGGAGAGAATGATAGACTCGTAAGCCCGGCAAAGAAAATAAAAGAGCCGAACGCACTTGCCGAAGGAATTGCCGCGGCACTGCGCTTTGACTACACCGGTGATCCGGAAGCGGTTGAACTGCAAGCGCTGATCGATGAAAAAGGATACAGCGGTGTGCTTCAAGAGGTGTGCGGCATTCAGTCTCATGAACCGCTTCATGCCATCGTTTTAAAGAAACTGAATCAATAA